Proteins co-encoded in one Culicoidibacter larvae genomic window:
- a CDS encoding deoxycytidylate deaminase: protein MRTDYISWDVYFMGIALLSGKRSKDPGTQVGACIVNGEKRIVGIGYNGLPYGCDDGDFPWERSGEFLDTKYPYVVHAELNAILNSTEKLAGCSVYVSLFPCNECAKAIIQAGIKEVVYMSDKYNGEKENVASKHMFDCAGVVYRQMEQVEVEITCP from the coding sequence ATGCGGACAGATTATATTTCGTGGGATGTTTATTTTATGGGGATTGCGTTGCTTTCGGGGAAGCGCAGTAAGGATCCGGGAACGCAAGTTGGTGCGTGTATCGTGAATGGCGAGAAGCGTATTGTTGGTATTGGATATAATGGTTTGCCTTATGGGTGCGATGATGGTGATTTTCCGTGGGAACGCAGTGGTGAGTTTTTAGATACTAAGTATCCGTATGTGGTGCATGCTGAATTGAATGCTATTTTAAATAGTACTGAGAAGCTGGCTGGTTGTAGTGTGTATGTTTCTTTATTTCCTTGTAATGAGTGCGCTAAAGCGATTATTCAGGCAGGGATTAAAGAGGTTGTATACATGTCGGATAAGTATAATGGTGAGAAAGAGAATGTTGCATCAAAACATATGTTTGATTGTGCCGGTGTTGTGTATCGTCAGATGGAACAGGTTGAGGTGGAGATTACGTGTCCTTAG
- the trmB gene encoding tRNA (guanosine(46)-N7)-methyltransferase TrmB encodes MRLRNIPYAKEKLANHPELVILDGSVHKGAWHEVFGNSNPIAIEIGMGKGRFVIEMAKAHPAINFIGIERFDSVLVRALERGLEDPQCPPNLRFLHLDAELLTDNFADAEVTSVYLNFSDPWPKKRHAKRRLTAPQFLSRYQQILMADGYVCQKTDNMHLFESSLLSVNNYGMELLMVSLDLHNSDFEGNIMTEYEEKFAAKGQPIYRLEAKFAAK; translated from the coding sequence ATGCGTTTACGCAACATTCCCTATGCGAAAGAGAAATTAGCGAACCATCCAGAATTAGTGATTCTGGATGGTTCAGTACATAAAGGTGCCTGGCATGAAGTGTTTGGCAACAGTAATCCGATTGCTATTGAAATTGGCATGGGTAAGGGGCGCTTTGTCATTGAGATGGCCAAAGCGCATCCGGCAATTAATTTTATTGGCATCGAGCGTTTTGATTCGGTGCTGGTTCGGGCCTTGGAACGCGGATTGGAAGATCCGCAGTGTCCGCCGAATTTACGGTTTTTGCATTTGGATGCTGAGCTTTTGACCGATAACTTTGCTGATGCTGAAGTGACGTCGGTATATCTGAATTTTTCAGATCCGTGGCCAAAGAAACGTCATGCGAAGCGACGTCTGACGGCACCGCAGTTTTTAAGTCGTTATCAGCAGATTTTGATGGCTGATGGATATGTTTGTCAAAAAACCGATAATATGCACTTATTTGAGTCAAGTCTGCTGAGTGTTAATAATTATGGTATGGAGTTGCTGATGGTTAGTCTTGATTTGCATAACAGCGATTTTGAAGGTAATATTATGACTGAGTATGAGGAGAAGTTTGCTGCTAAAGGGCAACCGATTTACAGGCTAGAAGCAAAATTCGCCGCAAAATAG
- the pepV gene encoding dipeptidase PepV, with protein MTNWLEEAKKYEAAMLKDLAGWIQIPSVLDEANATKEAPLGTANVDALEYFLDLGKRDGFVIKNIDNLAGHIEYGAGNELVGVLGHSDVVPVGEGWLHGTAFSGAVEDGFIYGRGTQDDKGPMMAAYYAVKMLKDLGLPLSKRIRLIDGTDEESGWRCVDRYFATEEMPDTGFSPDANFPLIYAEKGMLNFNIVLNHNDDAIISLSAGDRSNMVPEDARVEFRCSDNLEVAYQAYLDKHNYEGTFDRNGDVQVLTIKGKAVHGMQPALGINALYILFEFLDNHIESPLINLVQKFLDTDGTKFGISHTGVIGNLTINAGVFSYVNGKFDITVNLRHSQEWDADAGLKTMTTALAPFGAFIENAEKKAALYVPQDDVLIETLAGVYRKQTGDNQELLTTGGGTYARVMKKGVAFGMLFEGTEDRMHQTDERVPVADLIKAIAIYAESLYELAK; from the coding sequence ATGACAAATTGGTTAGAAGAGGCAAAAAAATATGAGGCAGCAATGCTGAAAGATTTAGCTGGATGGATTCAAATTCCCAGTGTCCTTGATGAAGCAAATGCTACTAAAGAAGCTCCTTTAGGAACTGCTAATGTAGATGCTTTAGAGTATTTTCTTGATTTAGGTAAACGTGATGGTTTCGTTATTAAGAACATTGATAATTTAGCTGGTCATATTGAATATGGTGCTGGTAATGAATTGGTTGGTGTTTTAGGACATTCTGATGTGGTACCGGTAGGTGAAGGCTGGTTGCATGGCACCGCTTTTAGTGGTGCAGTTGAAGATGGTTTCATTTATGGTCGCGGAACTCAAGATGATAAAGGACCAATGATGGCGGCTTATTATGCAGTGAAGATGTTAAAGGATCTTGGCTTGCCTTTATCGAAACGGATTCGTTTGATTGACGGAACTGATGAAGAGAGCGGTTGGCGTTGTGTTGACCGGTATTTTGCCACCGAAGAAATGCCGGATACCGGGTTTAGTCCGGATGCTAATTTTCCATTGATTTATGCCGAAAAAGGGATGTTAAACTTCAATATTGTGCTTAATCATAATGATGACGCAATTATTAGTTTGAGTGCCGGAGATCGTTCAAATATGGTGCCTGAGGATGCGCGGGTTGAATTTCGTTGCAGTGATAATCTTGAAGTTGCCTACCAAGCATATCTTGATAAACATAATTATGAAGGTACTTTTGATCGTAATGGTGATGTTCAAGTCTTGACGATTAAAGGTAAAGCAGTACATGGTATGCAACCGGCACTGGGAATAAATGCGCTGTATATTTTGTTTGAATTTTTAGATAATCATATTGAGAGTCCGTTGATTAATTTGGTACAGAAGTTTCTTGATACTGATGGAACGAAGTTTGGAATCAGCCATACTGGTGTAATCGGTAATTTAACTATTAATGCCGGTGTGTTCAGTTATGTAAATGGTAAATTTGATATTACGGTTAATTTGCGTCACTCACAAGAGTGGGATGCTGATGCCGGATTAAAAACGATGACAACAGCATTGGCGCCTTTTGGTGCATTTATAGAGAATGCTGAGAAAAAAGCAGCACTTTATGTGCCACAAGATGATGTTTTAATTGAAACGCTTGCTGGTGTATATCGTAAACAAACTGGTGATAATCAAGAATTGTTAACAACCGGTGGCGGTACATATGCGCGAGTAATGAAAAAAGGTGTGGCATTCGGTATGCTTTTTGAGGGTACTGAAGACCGTATGCATCAAACTGACGAGCGGGTTCCGGTTGCCGACTTAATTAAAGCAATCGCGATTTACGCTGAAAGTTTATATGAATTAGCGAAATAA
- a CDS encoding type III pantothenate kinase: MILLFDVGNTNMVVGLHDGKKLVTTWRFSSGLERTADEYYMLLSMAMHEEQVSWDMIEDMIVSSVVPAMNMPLEWLGVRAIGRKPIMVGAGIKTGLHIKLNQPPQSTGSDLISTAVAAFHKYGGPTIVVDFGTATTMMVVNEKAEYLGGAITPGINLASQSLFSKAALIPNIPLEQPAHAIGKNTIEAVQSGIIFGYAGLVDGIVGRIKKELEMPAKVVATGGQAQFIAHHAESIEIIDEHLMFDGLKIIYDLNKHPNT, translated from the coding sequence ATGATATTATTGTTTGATGTTGGAAATACGAATATGGTTGTTGGTTTGCATGACGGTAAGAAACTCGTCACGACGTGGCGTTTTTCTTCTGGTTTGGAGCGAACTGCAGATGAATATTACATGCTGTTATCGATGGCGATGCACGAAGAGCAGGTGAGCTGGGATATGATTGAGGATATGATTGTGTCTTCAGTAGTGCCGGCAATGAACATGCCGTTGGAATGGTTAGGCGTTCGTGCTATTGGCAGAAAACCAATTATGGTTGGTGCCGGGATTAAGACTGGGCTGCATATTAAGTTGAATCAGCCGCCGCAAAGTACCGGCAGTGATTTAATTTCAACTGCTGTGGCTGCTTTCCATAAATATGGCGGACCAACAATTGTAGTTGATTTTGGGACTGCAACAACAATGATGGTTGTGAATGAGAAAGCTGAATATTTAGGTGGAGCAATCACGCCGGGAATTAATTTAGCGAGCCAGTCGTTGTTTTCCAAAGCAGCATTGATTCCCAATATTCCGTTGGAGCAACCAGCTCATGCGATTGGTAAGAATACTATTGAAGCGGTGCAATCGGGAATTATTTTCGGCTATGCCGGCTTAGTTGATGGTATTGTCGGCCGGATTAAGAAAGAACTGGAAATGCCGGCGAAGGTTGTAGCAACCGGCGGACAGGCACAGTTTATTGCTCATCATGCGGAATCAATTGAAATAATTGATGAGCATTTGATGTTTGATGGTTTAAAAATTATTTATGATTTGAATAAGCACCCGAATACCTAG
- a CDS encoding ECF transporter S component has protein sequence MSAKKKGMDAKSIALIGVLGALAFGLSFTPFGFISIGVAAITTMHIPVIIAGIVGGPRVGAAIGLVFGISSMMNAFLRPSITSVVFYNPLVAIIPRVLIGVVAYYVYVWVSQNDTVRQKLASGVAALLATLTNTVLVLGAIFFFYQPVLGDSAAAAFTVVGTTFVFNSIPEIIAAIVVTIPVVAVLKRVYKGPVL, from the coding sequence ATGAGTGCAAAGAAAAAAGGTATGGATGCTAAGAGTATAGCATTGATTGGTGTGTTGGGGGCGTTGGCTTTTGGGCTTTCGTTTACCCCGTTTGGTTTTATTAGTATCGGGGTAGCAGCGATTACGACAATGCATATCCCGGTTATTATTGCCGGAATTGTCGGCGGACCGCGGGTCGGTGCGGCAATTGGTCTGGTGTTTGGGATTTCCAGCATGATGAATGCATTTTTACGGCCGAGTATTACTTCGGTAGTTTTCTATAATCCTTTGGTGGCAATTATTCCACGGGTTTTAATTGGTGTGGTTGCTTATTATGTGTATGTTTGGGTGAGTCAAAATGACACCGTTCGCCAGAAGCTGGCGAGCGGTGTTGCGGCACTATTAGCAACACTAACGAATACGGTATTGGTATTGGGAGCCATTTTCTTCTTTTATCAGCCGGTTCTTGGTGATAGTGCGGCGGCAGCATTTACCGTTGTCGGAACAACATTTGTATTCAACAGTATTCCCGAAATTATTGCTGCGATTGTGGTGACGATTCCGGTTGTTGCTGTGCTAAAACGAGTTTATAAGGGGCCGGTGTTATGA
- a CDS encoding pseudouridine synthase: protein MRIDKLLANSGFGSRREVKELLKRKVVFVDEQVVINPKVHVDTATQVVRVEDEVVTYEPFVYVMLNKPQNVVSATSDELDATVVDLLDPYFASREVFPVGRLDKDTEGLVLLTNNGKLAHKLLTPKSHVMKEYIATIDQPVTEDDIAAFAAGVTLDDGYLTKPAILSIPNTEQATEIVVCISEGKFHQIKRMFEAVGKKVVYLKRTKIGSLDLDESLELGQSRRLTNDELEALLADTE, encoded by the coding sequence ATGCGTATAGATAAGTTGTTAGCAAATAGTGGTTTTGGCAGCCGACGTGAGGTCAAGGAGTTGCTGAAGCGGAAAGTGGTGTTTGTTGATGAACAGGTGGTGATAAATCCCAAAGTGCATGTTGATACAGCGACGCAAGTGGTTCGGGTTGAGGATGAAGTGGTGACCTATGAGCCGTTTGTGTATGTGATGCTTAATAAGCCGCAGAATGTAGTGAGTGCTACGAGTGATGAGCTTGACGCAACGGTTGTTGATTTGTTGGATCCGTATTTTGCCAGTCGTGAAGTGTTTCCGGTTGGGCGTTTAGATAAGGATACTGAGGGATTGGTGTTGCTGACCAATAATGGTAAGCTGGCGCATAAGTTGTTGACTCCGAAATCACATGTGATGAAAGAATATATTGCAACTATTGATCAGCCGGTTACTGAGGACGATATTGCGGCTTTTGCTGCAGGGGTAACTTTGGATGATGGTTATCTGACGAAGCCGGCAATTCTGAGTATCCCAAATACCGAGCAGGCAACGGAAATTGTTGTGTGTATAAGTGAAGGAAAATTCCATCAAATCAAAAGAATGTTTGAAGCAGTGGGTAAAAAAGTGGTATACTTAAAACGTACAAAAATCGGCAGCCTGGACTTGGACGAGTCGCTCGAGCTGGGACAATCACGTCGATTGACTAATGATGAACTTGAAGCATTGTTAGCAGATACAGAATAA
- a CDS encoding NAD(P)/FAD-dependent oxidoreductase, whose translation MKKTICIIGGGPAGMMAAISSKTANPDNEIHLLEKNPLLGRKLRATGGNRCNVTNNCSREELVAQIPGNGRFLYSVFDQFSNQDIIQFFESHGCPLKEEDHGRMFPTTDRSQTIIETLKKTIDDLGVHTHLETTVHQIDWKNKRIVGDKQVFPFDTLILTTGGVCAQHTGSTGDGLKFAKTLGHTITELFPTEVPLVASENFIHDGSLQGISLSDISLTLWSDKHKKVKTIRYDLVFTHFGISGPAPLRLSSFVRKQLIKQQAPVLVTIDCIPDISLDTIMANRKDFNEKQPATWIKQYVPSRLAALLVSLADLSADQKVGQLSPAQLDRLLQLLKAFPLTIRGTQGMERAFVTGGGISIKEVQPKTMESKLVPELYFAGEVLDIYGFTGGFNITAALATGYVAGLHSNKKA comes from the coding sequence ATGAAGAAAACTATTTGTATAATTGGTGGCGGCCCGGCAGGCATGATGGCAGCAATAAGCTCCAAAACTGCAAACCCAGATAACGAAATCCATTTACTAGAGAAAAACCCGCTGCTTGGTCGTAAATTGCGTGCTACCGGTGGCAATCGCTGTAACGTGACCAACAATTGTAGCCGCGAAGAGCTGGTTGCCCAAATTCCCGGCAACGGTCGCTTTCTATACAGCGTCTTCGATCAATTCAGCAACCAAGACATCATCCAATTTTTTGAAAGTCATGGCTGCCCGTTAAAAGAAGAAGACCACGGCCGGATGTTTCCAACAACCGACCGCTCGCAAACAATTATTGAAACCCTGAAAAAAACTATTGATGATTTAGGTGTTCATACACATTTAGAAACAACTGTTCATCAAATTGATTGGAAAAACAAACGTATCGTTGGTGATAAACAAGTATTTCCATTTGATACATTGATACTTACCACCGGTGGCGTATGTGCGCAGCATACCGGTTCAACCGGTGACGGGCTCAAGTTTGCGAAAACTTTAGGTCATACCATCACTGAACTCTTTCCTACCGAAGTACCGCTGGTTGCCAGCGAAAACTTTATTCATGACGGCAGTCTGCAAGGCATCTCACTCAGTGACATCAGCCTTACCCTTTGGAGTGACAAACATAAAAAAGTAAAGACGATTCGCTACGACCTTGTCTTCACTCACTTTGGTATATCCGGACCGGCACCACTGCGGTTAAGCAGTTTCGTTCGCAAGCAACTGATCAAGCAACAAGCTCCAGTGCTTGTTACCATTGATTGTATCCCTGATATCTCGCTTGATACTATCATGGCAAACCGCAAAGACTTTAACGAAAAACAACCGGCAACTTGGATTAAACAATATGTTCCGAGCCGCCTTGCTGCCTTACTAGTCAGCCTTGCTGATCTTTCTGCCGACCAAAAAGTTGGGCAGCTAAGTCCGGCACAGCTCGATCGTTTGCTGCAACTGCTTAAAGCTTTCCCGCTGACAATACGCGGCACCCAAGGCATGGAACGTGCTTTTGTTACCGGTGGTGGTATCAGCATCAAGGAAGTGCAGCCCAAAACAATGGAATCTAAGCTTGTACCTGAACTCTACTTTGCTGGTGAAGTCCTCGATATCTACGGCTTCACCGGTGGCTTTAATATTACCGCTGCTCTCGCTACCGGCTACGTTGCCGGCTTGCATAGCAATAAAAAAGCATAG
- a CDS encoding HAD-IIB family hydrolase, protein MIKLFISDLDGTLLHGEQFTSVEVGNMELGEAIKANVGKLAEHGIDFAIATGRYVNDIAVIEQELGLQNKHYRVALNGAFIYYGDEKLISKAVDTKTALAFIETIKSQYSRQSHFFNVYFEYNEKYLYPFKWYTRLFSGVFLKRMHAQKWHAGIIDNIRSEKRPVYKFLIGIHENALVKVQSELEELYPQLSIFASSPRSIEVCAPGVDKGEAIKEIMKRMNLTPDEVAFVGDSGNDVSGFKVVTHSFIMSHAHKRYKKDAKYEVHSVSEAIEQVLAINKSGEVLSY, encoded by the coding sequence ATGATTAAATTATTCATCAGTGATTTGGATGGAACTTTGTTGCATGGCGAACAGTTTACTTCGGTAGAGGTTGGTAATATGGAGCTTGGTGAGGCAATTAAGGCGAATGTTGGTAAACTTGCTGAGCATGGCATTGATTTTGCCATTGCAACCGGCAGATATGTCAATGATATTGCGGTTATTGAGCAAGAACTGGGTTTGCAGAATAAGCATTACCGGGTTGCTCTAAATGGCGCTTTTATTTATTATGGTGATGAGAAATTAATTTCTAAAGCAGTTGATACCAAGACGGCATTGGCGTTTATTGAGACGATTAAATCGCAATATAGCCGGCAGTCACATTTTTTTAATGTATATTTTGAATATAATGAGAAGTATTTGTATCCGTTTAAATGGTATACGCGGCTTTTCTCAGGTGTATTTTTGAAACGGATGCATGCGCAAAAGTGGCATGCCGGGATTATTGATAATATCCGTAGCGAAAAACGTCCGGTTTATAAATTTTTGATTGGTATTCACGAAAATGCCTTGGTAAAGGTGCAAAGTGAACTTGAGGAATTATATCCGCAATTATCAATTTTTGCTTCAAGTCCGCGGAGTATTGAAGTTTGCGCACCCGGAGTTGATAAGGGTGAAGCAATTAAGGAAATTATGAAACGAATGAATTTGACACCTGATGAAGTTGCTTTTGTCGGTGACTCCGGCAATGATGTTTCCGGATTTAAGGTTGTAACCCATTCATTTATTATGTCACACGCGCACAAGCGCTATAAAAAAGACGCGAAGTATGAAGTGCACTCAGTGAGTGAAGCGATTGAGCAAGTGCTGGCGATTAATAAATCAGGCGAAGTGTTGAGTTATTGA
- a CDS encoding glycoside hydrolase family 10 protein, with product MKKFFGLVMSLLLVMTVPVIAVQAQDDSSPLYKYVKNADGSYSYDESKPVYMYNGSTEQVMIPDTYTAPKRQFRTAWVATIANLNMPKVQSQSEFETKYTEILNTFSDWNMNAMIFQVRPLLDSYYQSEINPWSEFLSGQQGVDPGYDPLPWMIEETHARGMEFHAWFNPYRVTNTKLSTQSILNAIGMTKEDALAMTIPEHVAKLNEAGILADNNFAVLHPEWVLRFDEKLFLNPGIPEVRQNVIDSITEVINNYDVDAIHFDDYFYPYRITVDGQNVFFGDVNEDRETFETYGIPAGYSDDTEGIESWRRDNVTALIEGIKTEIDSYNGNTGSSVQFGISPFGIWEHKEYDERGSNTPTGSSESYSKSIFADTYKWIKDETLDYVIPQIYWSFDQAAAPYGELTSWWDSVVDGTRVQLYIGHANYKHVGNGGWEPAWMNPEEIPNQLKFNQQYENVAGSALFSYNDIMPSNVAALPADQQAKNQAKNDALTLIRDQYFSTPALSPAKPWLASAPMTVLRDGYFDEASSNSFTWQDDSENARYYVVYRGQGEAADIINDPANIIAKVWREDGANSLSFTDESAATLRAETTYVVTALDAAHNETPPLVIQARAGSGSTDNNSGNGTSSENGSGGAGSELPQTGENFAVSALLGVGIIVVAGVVLLKRKAD from the coding sequence ATGAAGAAATTTTTTGGTCTGGTGATGAGTTTGCTTTTGGTGATGACGGTGCCGGTTATTGCAGTGCAGGCACAGGATGATAGTTCGCCGCTTTACAAGTATGTTAAGAATGCTGATGGCAGCTATAGCTATGATGAGAGCAAGCCGGTGTATATGTATAATGGCTCAACTGAACAAGTTATGATTCCAGATACGTATACGGCACCAAAACGGCAGTTTCGTACTGCCTGGGTGGCAACTATTGCTAACTTGAACATGCCTAAGGTTCAATCACAAAGTGAGTTTGAAACGAAGTATACTGAGATTTTAAATACTTTTAGTGATTGGAATATGAATGCGATGATTTTCCAGGTGCGGCCGCTGCTTGATAGTTATTATCAATCAGAAATCAATCCTTGGTCAGAGTTTTTAAGCGGACAACAAGGTGTTGATCCCGGATATGATCCGTTGCCATGGATGATTGAGGAAACACATGCACGCGGTATGGAATTTCACGCATGGTTTAATCCATACCGGGTAACGAATACCAAGCTGAGTACGCAGTCAATATTAAATGCGATCGGGATGACTAAAGAAGATGCTTTGGCAATGACTATTCCGGAACATGTTGCAAAGTTGAATGAGGCGGGAATTTTAGCAGATAATAACTTTGCGGTATTACATCCGGAATGGGTTTTACGTTTTGATGAAAAGTTATTCTTAAATCCGGGAATTCCTGAAGTTCGTCAAAATGTGATTGATAGTATTACCGAGGTTATTAATAATTACGATGTTGATGCCATTCACTTTGATGATTATTTTTATCCATATCGGATTACTGTTGATGGCCAAAATGTTTTCTTTGGTGATGTCAACGAAGACCGTGAAACATTTGAGACATATGGTATTCCTGCAGGATATAGCGATGATACCGAGGGTATTGAATCATGGCGTCGTGATAATGTGACTGCGTTGATTGAAGGCATTAAAACTGAGATTGACAGTTACAATGGCAATACCGGCAGCTCAGTGCAGTTTGGCATTAGTCCATTTGGAATCTGGGAGCACAAAGAATATGATGAACGTGGTTCGAATACACCAACAGGCTCTTCTGAATCATACAGTAAGTCAATATTTGCTGATACATACAAATGGATTAAGGATGAAACTTTAGATTACGTTATCCCGCAAATTTATTGGAGCTTTGACCAGGCAGCGGCTCCTTATGGTGAGTTGACAAGCTGGTGGGATTCAGTGGTAGATGGAACCCGAGTACAGCTCTACATTGGTCATGCTAATTATAAACATGTTGGTAATGGTGGCTGGGAACCGGCTTGGATGAATCCGGAAGAAATTCCTAACCAGTTAAAGTTTAATCAGCAATATGAAAATGTTGCGGGTAGTGCATTGTTTAGTTACAATGATATTATGCCATCTAATGTAGCTGCATTGCCAGCTGATCAACAAGCAAAAAATCAAGCGAAGAATGATGCTTTGACATTGATTCGTGATCAGTACTTTAGTACGCCGGCGCTTAGTCCAGCGAAGCCGTGGCTCGCAAGTGCACCGATGACGGTGTTACGTGATGGGTATTTTGATGAGGCGAGCAGCAATAGTTTTACTTGGCAAGATGATAGTGAAAATGCTCGTTATTATGTTGTTTATCGTGGTCAGGGTGAAGCAGCTGATATTATCAATGATCCGGCAAATATTATTGCTAAGGTGTGGCGCGAAGACGGGGCAAACAGTCTGAGCTTCACTGATGAGTCAGCAGCAACGTTACGAGCTGAAACTACCTATGTGGTGACTGCGCTAGATGCCGCGCATAACGAAACGCCACCACTTGTCATTCAGGCACGTGCCGGCAGCGGTAGCACGGATAATAATTCCGGTAATGGCACTTCATCTGAGAATGGCAGTGGCGGAGCAGGTAGCGAGTTGCCGCAAACCGGTGAAAATTTCGCTGTTAGCGCATTGCTCGGTGTTGGAATTATTGTTGTTGCAGGCGTGGTTCTCTTGAAACGCAAAGCTGATTAA
- a CDS encoding alpha-amylase family glycosyl hydrolase: MKGFDYRVSQQLRKIYGDEYKDEYAESMLALIHEWEQVTWHEIKPMNQKNVFLSTYSDSFVEDGKKPLETLKEFLDNYGKDMFTDVHILSMFGPNRDNDFTVSDHFNLDPSLGTWENIEELAAEYRLMFNFVANHVSDDSIWFQEYLNGISDYRDFFIEKGMIADVSNTFRPTSGPLFVEYESVNGPVEVWSTWGEGTVDLNVHNYQVLEILTQALISYIYHGASSIRIDSIGSLWKESGARNAYMPQTHQILTLWRIILDYLQVNVQVLPLTNGSPRENWNYFGDGHNEASLVYQWALAPLVLYTLVAGDTEAIESWAKKIQPASNEATYFNFIINNELLDMRAVDDIMTEGQKQKLVEKIEASGGEAVYAKRPDGEGEMLRAFRTAFFTALVDEDESRQKKFDKFIAAHFIMLSMIGVPAIFYHTLVGSKVATGAHNKVNYQELKRELEDKELGAVYSRLKNLIEARGEHSAFNPYTQQRILDPENVHIFGLERYCSETGERIYCYVNVTNHRQKMQLPPGIDLVDNKAIKAQEYRFEPYECMWLVVNQAQIK; the protein is encoded by the coding sequence ATGAAAGGATTTGACTATCGAGTTAGCCAACAGCTCCGTAAGATTTATGGAGATGAGTATAAAGATGAATATGCTGAATCTATGCTTGCGCTTATCCATGAGTGGGAGCAAGTGACTTGGCATGAAATTAAGCCAATGAACCAGAAGAATGTTTTCTTATCAACTTACAGTGACAGTTTTGTTGAGGACGGCAAGAAGCCGCTTGAGACGTTAAAAGAGTTTTTAGATAATTATGGAAAGGATATGTTTACCGATGTTCATATTCTTTCAATGTTTGGACCAAATCGCGATAATGACTTTACTGTATCTGACCACTTTAATTTAGATCCCAGCTTGGGCACATGGGAAAATATTGAAGAGCTGGCTGCTGAATATCGTTTGATGTTTAATTTTGTTGCTAATCATGTCAGTGATGATAGTATTTGGTTTCAGGAATATTTGAACGGTATTTCTGATTATCGGGATTTCTTTATTGAAAAAGGTATGATTGCTGATGTCTCTAATACCTTCCGGCCAACCAGCGGGCCTTTATTTGTTGAATATGAGAGTGTCAATGGACCAGTTGAGGTTTGGAGTACTTGGGGTGAGGGGACAGTTGACTTAAATGTTCATAACTACCAGGTTCTTGAAATTTTAACCCAGGCATTGATTTCATATATTTACCATGGTGCCAGCAGTATTCGTATTGATTCAATTGGTTCGTTGTGGAAAGAAAGTGGTGCTAGAAATGCATATATGCCGCAAACTCATCAAATTCTGACATTGTGGCGGATTATTCTCGATTATTTACAAGTGAATGTTCAAGTGTTGCCATTAACCAATGGTTCACCACGCGAGAACTGGAACTACTTTGGTGATGGGCATAATGAAGCCTCGTTAGTATATCAATGGGCTTTAGCGCCACTTGTTCTCTACACGCTTGTTGCTGGCGATACAGAGGCAATAGAGAGCTGGGCGAAGAAAATTCAGCCAGCATCGAATGAAGCAACTTACTTTAACTTTATTATTAATAATGAGTTGCTGGATATGCGTGCTGTTGATGATATTATGACTGAAGGTCAAAAACAAAAATTGGTTGAGAAGATAGAAGCGAGCGGCGGTGAAGCAGTTTATGCGAAGCGGCCGGATGGCGAGGGCGAGATGTTGCGAGCATTCCGCACGGCTTTCTTTACCGCGCTGGTTGATGAGGATGAGAGTCGCCAGAAAAAGTTTGATAAGTTTATTGCAGCACATTTTATTATGCTTTCAATGATTGGTGTTCCGGCAATTTTCTATCATACTTTGGTTGGTTCAAAAGTGGCTACCGGAGCACATAATAAAGTGAACTATCAAGAACTTAAACGTGAACTGGAGGATAAGGAGCTAGGGGCTGTTTATAGTCGTTTAAAAAACTTAATTGAAGCTCGTGGTGAACATTCAGCTTTTAATCCATATACACAACAGCGTATATTGGATCCGGAAAATGTACATATCTTTGGTTTGGAACGTTATTGCAGTGAAACCGGTGAGCGCATTTATTGTTATGTAAATGTAACAAATCACCGCCAAAAAATGCAATTGCCACCAGGTATTGATTTAGTTGATAATAAGGCAATTAAGGCGCAGGAGTATCGCTTTGAGCCCTACGAATGTATGTGGTTAGTTGTCAATCAGGCACAAATTAAATAG